The Vibrio sp. SNU_ST1 genome has a segment encoding these proteins:
- a CDS encoding DUF1852 domain-containing protein, translating into MNTEFNFTIKSISLDENYQPADSTRITTNFANLARGDSRQANLRNALQMIDNSFNALAHWDNPKGDRYSVELEIISVDMDIESNGEAFPSIEVLKTNILDRKTNERIEGIIGNNFSSYVRDYDFSVLLLDHNKGQDKFTIPEGFGDLHGKLFKYFVNSEAYKKNFNKPPVICLSVSDNKTYYRTENQHPVLGFEYQPNESSLTEQYFKKMGLQVRYFMPPNSVAPLAFYFFGDLLNDYSNLELISTISTMGTFQKIYRPEIYNANAVAGNCYQPNLKNLDHSLTQIVYDREERSKLAIEQGKFAEETFIKPYQSVLENWSANYAL; encoded by the coding sequence ACAGAATTTAATTTTACAATTAAGAGCATTAGCCTCGACGAGAACTATCAACCTGCGGACAGCACACGTATCACCACCAACTTCGCTAACTTGGCGCGTGGTGACAGCCGCCAAGCAAACTTGCGCAATGCACTGCAGATGATAGACAACAGTTTCAACGCATTAGCACACTGGGACAACCCAAAGGGCGACCGTTACTCTGTAGAGCTTGAAATCATTTCTGTTGATATGGACATTGAAAGCAACGGCGAAGCATTCCCTTCCATTGAAGTGCTGAAAACCAATATTCTAGACCGTAAAACCAACGAGCGTATTGAAGGTATTATCGGAAATAACTTTTCTTCCTATGTTCGAGATTACGACTTTAGCGTACTTCTGTTGGATCATAATAAAGGCCAAGATAAATTCACTATTCCAGAAGGTTTTGGTGATTTACACGGCAAGCTTTTTAAATATTTCGTTAACTCTGAAGCTTACAAAAAGAACTTTAATAAACCACCTGTTATTTGTTTAAGTGTTTCAGATAATAAAACCTATTACCGAACCGAGAACCAACATCCTGTGTTAGGTTTTGAATACCAACCGAATGAGTCTTCTTTGACTGAACAATACTTCAAGAAGATGGGGTTACAAGTTCGTTACTTCATGCCGCCAAACAGTGTTGCACCTCTAGCTTTCTATTTCTTTGGTGATCTACTGAACGATTACTCAAACCTAGAGCTTATCAGCACCATCAGCACCATGGGTACATTCCAAAAAATCTACCGTCCTGAGATTTACAACGCGAATGCGGTTGCAGGTAACTGCTACCAACCAAACTTGAAAAACTTGGACCACTCGCTAACTCAAATCGTGTATGACCGAGAAGAACGAAGCAAATTAGCTATCGAACAAGGTAAATTCGCAGAAGAGACTTTCATTAAGCCATACCAGTCAGTTCTAGAGAACTGGTCTGCCA